In the Glycine max cultivar Williams 82 chromosome 19, Glycine_max_v4.0, whole genome shotgun sequence genome, TAAATATACTCGTCTAAGACCTTAAAACATTTAGACATCCTCTTTTTGTCCAGGGACGACAAAACAAGTTGACACGATCCTTCATTAGTCCACTGTAAATAAGTTGGTTAGTCCAACCCTAATCTGTCCTGTTTTatcattcttatatatatatatatatattaaaatttattaaaaattataaaattttattggtgttattttttatttaatgagtgtttaaaattatctttatttaatgaaatcattttcttaaaatcggTCCCATTAActagaaaattgattttaaaataaaaattactctaACTTGGAtcaatttacaaataaaatattttggcgTAGCAAAACCTTCTCTATTCACGGAGACATTGACAAACAGGCACACTTACTGAATTGGTCCAAAAGAATAAATggggagagagaagaaagaaaattagaaataaagacGATGGTGAAACTGAGAAAGTTACGAAGATCACGTGTAAAACTTACTTCATGTACGTAAACTATGTAGCATCATCATGATTTACGAATAAACTAAAATATCCTGGTTTCTTAACCACGAATCCAATTTCATTTTGCTTTTTACTTTTCGGTTGCGCCGCGTCCTTACGATAACGTTAACTGATGAAAAAACCCGTTAAACAAGTTCTTATGACCTTTTTTATCAAACAGAATTAGTCGGTGGGGTGCCATAAATTTGCTGAGTGGGTGGTTTTGGACTCTTTTTCTACCCTACAGAGACTACAACCTTTCAGTTGGGAATTAAAACCGTCAACAGTTTTCGATTGCGTACATTAGAAAGACGTAAATGAAATGAAGACTAGCACTAGTCTACGATATTTTCATTAAGGTGAAAGTGAAGGGAGCCAAGCTTTGTCCAAAAAGTGAAAACACTCTTTATCTGTATGAGACAGTGATAGACACCCATTAAAGAAAAACGATGTACCGCGacacacacaaaataaaataacttccaCTGGATTGATTCTCAATTTGAAAAGGATCAAAGTGAAAAGCTGACTGTGTAGTAACAATTTCCAGACATACAAAATATCATCATGCTGTGTTGTGTCACACCCACGCTCCATCACCTTAATGCAAAACTGTTACACAATAATCATAAGAACAAAACAATACCCTCATTCAAATGAATAATTCTCACTATGATGTGAtcaattgtatatatatatatatagatccaTAATAGTATCGTACGTATAAGAAAGGAAGATCTGGATAGCTGGAACAAGCCTTACTTATTCTATGTTTAATGAATAACAAAGtgattagaagaagaaaaagaagaaacttGAATTAATCAATCACAAATATCAATTATACTGTAACATAATGCTGATTGCTGAGgtggttttttctttttggtatatataaattagacaCATTTacaatatcaaaagaaaaatatgaaaagaaaaaatttacagCACACACCTGCGGTCAGAACTCGCGACAAATTTCTGACCTACTTCACATTGGAAATGTCGGCATCTTGCTCTCCTCTCTCTTTGGTTGAGGTTTCCACGTGTTCAGTGCCTGAAAACTACAGGGTTTGTCCAAAAGCCACTGAAAATCTCTGCAGATCTTTGGTATATATTTCCGAAGGTTGAAAATGCTGGCTGTGGTGCCAACTGGTACTTGATTCGTCTGCTATGAAGCCTGTTGTTTCTGGCTTCACCTCATCACTACTGTAGAGAGAGTTTGTAGTTTGATGCTGCACTGACATGGTTCCCAGAGAGAAAGGGGTGTTGTTGAGATATTCAGACCATTTAATGTCTTCTTGTTCCGATGATTGCAAAGGTACAACAACATGAGCATCTTTATCTGCCTTGGTGGCAGATTCTGCTTGCAGCCCCCATGTTATTGTGCTGCTATGATCAAGAAAGTTAGTGCTGCCGCTTTGTAATTGGATGCTGCAGCTACTACTCCCATTGCTTTTGCTTGCATTGTTGTTATTACTGAAGGTACTTGTTTCCCAGTTCTGAACCCCATCAGAGGATATGGAAGaagggttgttgttgttgttagagTGGAGGCTAACAGTGGGTTTTACATGTGTTGGGAACATAGAATGGAGCATGGTGGAATTCAGCTCTGACATCATTTGAGAAGAAGTGGAACTTGGCATGAAGCAAAGTGGAGTGTTGTTGGGTGTAGTAGTGAGTCCCATGTTTGATCCATAGTTCAAGTGCTGAAAAGGGAAATATCCCATTCCCATCATATCAGAACTAGTGATGGAGCTGTCAAACCTGTCTAGGGTGCTGTtgctgttgttattgttgttgttgccacCGCTGATCTTGAAAGTTGAAGAAACTTCAAGGGGATATCTATCCATGGGCATAGAAGTAGTAGATATTGGCTTTGGTTTTGGTGGCTCAATAAGACTCACCTCATTGGAGGCTTTCTGGTTGCTTTTGTCAGCTGTAAGAGGCTTGTCCTTGTCATTCTCAACCTCTGAGAGGGGCTGGTGTGTGTTTGGGTCAATGCCTCTTTGCCTAAGCTTCTTCTTCAGACAGGAGTTCCATAGATTCTTTATCTCATTATCAGTTCTTCCTGGTAACTGAGCTGCAATCTGTGACCACCTGATACAATCatcaaaaacacataaaatcaCATATACAAAACCATGAaacaaaagaacatgttttacGGACAGCCTCTGAGTGACACTGTAATAGCGAAAATTCTTGCAGTAATTGATGGTGAAAAGCCGAATTAAACTAGCAACAACTTTGAAAACAATATAGTAGTAGTACCTGTTGCCAAGGACTGCATGAAGTTCAATGATGGAGTTCTCTTCCTGCTGTGAGAATGCTCCTCTCTTCAAATCAGGCCTGAGATAATTTATCCATCTTAATCTGCAGCTCTTGCCACACCTCTGAAGACCTGAGACAAGATatacaacacaaaaaaattaaatcttaaaaaaaaggaaggttaattaattcaaatgatgacttttgtgttgtgttgtgcaCATGCTGCAGCAACAATATATTGATAAAGTGATGATGGAAACATGAAGTATTGTATAGTATAGTACTCATCATCCTACCAGCTAGTTTTGGAACGGAGCTCCAACATCCATGGCCATGTTTGGTGATGTAATTCAAAAGCTTCTCGTCTTCCTCAGGAGACCAGAGGCCTTTACGAAGCTTCTGCTTGTAGCAGCAAGAGTGTCTCCCCATGTGCACTATTATGCCTTAAGCGATTTCAAAATGTTTCTTAAAAGCGGCAAAGTAAGTCTTTTTGTCAGAAACCTACGTGGATGGATTGTTAAGAAGGACACAGGAGTAGAACTTTGATGTGGAATTCAATGGGAAGCGTTGGAGCTTATTAAGAAAGAAATATATTGCAACTTTGTTGGTAGATAATCGAAGGGAGCCTTATAATAAGAGGGggttttgaatttatatttatatatctgaTGACCTTCCAGAACTGGCTTTTCCTCTCCTTTCTTCACGGGACATTCCACATAATTGTTTTGGTCCCACAACCTAAGCCAACGTTTCTGATGCAATTGCTCTCTTCTATCCGATGGATAAGATACCTCCATAGAGGATCATATGGTTTGACTTATTAATGTGAATGCCCCACTACATACCAAGGCCAGGCCAgcctttttcttttaagaattttgttaccaaaaaaatagtttatacataagatttatattatcatgtgtaataaatatgtatcatatttattgtaattttttattgattgacggtataaaatttttaacattGTATATCATTTGATTATCACTTGTGTATATAAGgaattaaacttatttgttaCTTGCAAATTAACgttctttaacatttttttgtttggaaataAATATAGAGAAAGATATATGGAGACAGAATAGGTTAAAATGAGAGTG is a window encoding:
- the LOC100788976 gene encoding transcription factor MYB61, whose product is MGRHSCCYKQKLRKGLWSPEEDEKLLNYITKHGHGCWSSVPKLAGLQRCGKSCRLRWINYLRPDLKRGAFSQQEENSIIELHAVLGNRWSQIAAQLPGRTDNEIKNLWNSCLKKKLRQRGIDPNTHQPLSEVENDKDKPLTADKSNQKASNEVSLIEPPKPKPISTTSMPMDRYPLEVSSTFKISGGNNNNNNSNSTLDRFDSSITSSDMMGMGYFPFQHLNYGSNMGLTTTPNNTPLCFMPSSTSSQMMSELNSTMLHSMFPTHVKPTVSLHSNNNNNPSSISSDGVQNWETSTFSNNNNASKSNGSSSCSIQLQSGSTNFLDHSSTITWGLQAESATKADKDAHVVVPLQSSEQEDIKWSEYLNNTPFSLGTMSVQHQTTNSLYSSDEVKPETTGFIADESSTSWHHSQHFQPSEIYTKDLQRFSVAFGQTL